Proteins encoded within one genomic window of Hallerella porci:
- a CDS encoding NAD(P)H-hydrate dehydratase → MLPARPEDSNKATFGHVLNIAGSVNFRGAAYLSTVSALRVGAGYAILAAIPPVIDAVSAQLPEAVYLPLPQEGSAISPKSFPLLASQIKPGTVCALGCGISALGCDLKIFNSFLHDFISLLIAKKIPLVLDADGLNWLAQSGENFHFDGNCVMTPHPMELARLLKTDVESIQKNREHFAQKASEKFHAIVLLKGHRTIIADGKNLHINETGNSALAKAGTGDCLTGMIAGFLAQKMSPFDAAVLGAKIHGLAGEFAAKEFSEYGVLASDLPKYAAKILRESELGNF, encoded by the coding sequence ATGTTACCAGCGCGCCCCGAAGATTCGAACAAAGCGACCTTCGGTCATGTCTTGAATATTGCGGGCTCTGTCAATTTTCGCGGCGCCGCTTATCTTTCGACAGTTTCAGCGTTACGCGTCGGCGCGGGCTATGCAATTCTCGCCGCAATTCCTCCTGTAATCGATGCGGTTTCCGCGCAACTTCCCGAAGCCGTTTATCTTCCACTTCCACAAGAAGGGAGTGCAATTTCTCCAAAAAGTTTTCCGCTTCTCGCTTCGCAAATTAAACCCGGAACCGTTTGCGCTTTGGGATGCGGCATTTCTGCGCTCGGCTGCGATTTAAAAATTTTTAATTCGTTTTTACACGATTTCATTTCTCTTCTCATCGCAAAAAAAATCCCGCTGGTTTTAGATGCAGACGGTTTAAATTGGCTCGCTCAATCCGGTGAAAATTTTCACTTTGACGGAAATTGCGTCATGACGCCGCATCCGATGGAACTCGCCCGCTTGCTCAAAACCGACGTCGAAAGCATTCAAAAAAATCGCGAACATTTTGCGCAAAAAGCTTCGGAAAAATTTCACGCCATCGTTCTTTTGAAAGGGCACCGCACCATCATCGCCGACGGAAAAAATTTGCACATCAACGAAACGGGAAATTCCGCACTCGCCAAAGCGGGAACTGGCGACTGTCTCACCGGAATGATTGCGGGCTTTTTAGCGCAGAAAATGTCCCCATTCGACGCAGCCGTTCTCGGAGCAAAAATTCACGGACTCGCCGGCGAATTTGCCGCAAAAGAATTTTCCGAATATGGCGTACTCGCTTCGGATTTACCAAAATACGCCGCGAAAATTTTGCGCGAATCCGAACTCGGAAATTTCTAA
- a CDS encoding SLC13 family permease has protein sequence MTKAKLIKFIIATVLAIVALFVPYEALGIDGPNTLNPIEIRVIAIFVMAALYWILQPFPIWTTSTLVIVLMILTLSNSAFLPFRVEGVEPMKYKDIMNTWSDQTIMLFLGGFFLAAAATKYKMDLNLARVLLKPFGHNPKFVLIGLMMITALFSMFMSNTATAAMMLAILAPVLKLFDEKDKGKAAFALAIPVGANIGGMGTPIGTPPNTIALGALNEAGYSVSFGQWMAFGVPYVIIMMLIAWFIIMKIYPISAKRMDLNIEGADGFDKSPRALIVYATFGLCVVLWLLGKNVHGINDYSIAMIPIAVFALTGVINKKDLNGMSWDVLWLVAGGFALGVGLQKTGLAAHLIGAIPFDTWPAFPLLVGCGIICLFMANFMSHSATAALLVPILIVVGMNCADNLAPLGGVTALLVAVAFASSLGMSMPISTPPNALAHATGFVDTNGMAKSGILLGLIGLVLVYVMMFVLARLHFFGDPKPTVAPAPAAAAVISTPAVSAPVDTTVQLNAEAAAAVQVADSAKVDSAAPVAVDSSAAK, from the coding sequence ATGACAAAGGCTAAACTCATCAAATTCATTATCGCAACAGTCCTTGCGATTGTTGCTCTCTTCGTCCCGTACGAAGCCCTCGGAATTGACGGCCCGAACACCCTCAATCCCATTGAAATTCGCGTGATCGCTATCTTTGTGATGGCGGCTCTTTATTGGATTCTTCAACCGTTCCCAATTTGGACAACATCCACATTGGTCATTGTGTTGATGATTCTCACGCTTTCAAATTCCGCATTCCTTCCGTTCCGCGTCGAAGGCGTAGAACCGATGAAATACAAGGACATTATGAATACCTGGTCCGACCAGACAATCATGCTGTTCCTCGGCGGATTCTTCCTTGCTGCGGCTGCAACCAAGTACAAAATGGACTTGAACCTTGCCCGCGTTCTTTTGAAGCCTTTTGGTCACAATCCGAAGTTCGTTCTCATCGGCTTAATGATGATTACGGCTCTCTTCTCGATGTTTATGAGCAATACGGCAACGGCTGCGATGATGCTTGCAATTCTCGCTCCGGTGCTCAAACTCTTTGATGAAAAAGATAAAGGAAAAGCGGCATTTGCTCTCGCAATTCCGGTCGGCGCAAACATCGGTGGTATGGGTACTCCGATTGGAACTCCTCCGAATACGATTGCGCTCGGCGCTTTGAATGAAGCGGGTTATAGCGTTTCGTTCGGACAATGGATGGCTTTCGGCGTTCCGTATGTGATTATCATGATGCTTATCGCTTGGTTCATCATCATGAAGATTTACCCGATTTCGGCAAAGCGGATGGATTTGAATATCGAAGGCGCTGATGGATTTGACAAGAGCCCGCGCGCTCTCATCGTTTATGCGACTTTCGGACTTTGCGTTGTTCTTTGGCTCCTCGGTAAGAATGTTCACGGCATTAACGACTACTCGATTGCGATGATTCCGATTGCTGTGTTCGCATTGACGGGCGTGATTAACAAGAAAGATTTGAACGGCATGAGCTGGGACGTTCTTTGGCTCGTCGCAGGCGGTTTTGCGTTGGGCGTTGGTCTGCAAAAGACTGGACTTGCTGCGCATTTAATCGGAGCGATTCCGTTTGATACTTGGCCTGCATTCCCGCTTCTCGTCGGCTGCGGCATTATCTGCCTCTTTATGGCGAACTTCATGAGCCATTCGGCAACGGCTGCACTTCTCGTTCCGATTTTGATTGTGGTCGGAATGAACTGCGCAGATAACTTGGCGCCTCTCGGTGGCGTTACGGCTCTTCTCGTGGCAGTGGCTTTCGCAAGCTCTCTCGGGATGAGTATGCCGATTTCGACTCCGCCGAATGCACTCGCTCATGCGACGGGTTTTGTTGATACGAACGGAATGGCAAAGTCGGGAATCCTTTTGGGTCTTATCGGACTTGTCCTCGTTTACGTGATGATGTTTGTGCTCGCTCGTTTGCACTTCTTCGGCGATCCGAAGCCGACAGTGGCGCCGGCTCCGGCAGCGGCTGCGGTGATTTCGACTCCAGCGGTTTCTGCTCCGGTAGATACTACGGTGCAGTTGAACGCAGAAGCGGCTGCAGCGGTTCAAGTTGCAGATAGCGCAAAAGTGGATTCTGCTGCTCCGGTGGCTGTCGATTCTTCTGCAGCAAAGTAA
- a CDS encoding RNA recognition motif domain-containing protein, producing the protein MKSIYVGNLPFAFRDADLAGLFAEFGEIKSAKIIMDRDTGRSKGFGFVEIEDDGVAANAVEQLNGKEVNGRPLRVNEARPREPRPRRF; encoded by the coding sequence ATGAAAAGCATTTATGTTGGTAATCTCCCCTTTGCGTTCCGCGACGCCGACCTCGCCGGCCTCTTCGCTGAATTTGGCGAAATCAAGAGCGCAAAGATCATCATGGACCGCGATACAGGTCGCAGCAAAGGTTTCGGCTTCGTTGAAATCGAAGACGACGGTGTTGCAGCAAACGCAGTCGAACAGCTGAATGGCAAGGAAGTGAACGGTCGTCCACTCCGCGTCAATGAGGCTCGCCCGAGAGAACCGCGTCCGCGCCGTTTCTAA
- a CDS encoding FISUMP domain-containing protein has product MKIFALFFALIFVSCSTREAPEPVKKQNISSATEISSAESSSSSVKAPISAAADSLSSATDSLSSSSISSSSAPSEFPLTVKNASGSGIYAPKKKVYLTIDANSDLCFAGWNVSPSSFEKNLKILSADSAEFFMPADSVEISATFKSCVEGGSVTVGNLRWMKRNLNTWTFSGSACYKNKKKNCEKYGRLYDFNTAKKVCPNGWRLPSDEEWSLLEKELGDENGYKLKSKTGWQEDEDNSGNGSDSIGFGGVPSGIVYEGNFMYAESHAYFWTATEKDANSAYYRSLDYDSRDIYRYHNFKSAGYAVRCVQNVK; this is encoded by the coding sequence ATGAAAATTTTTGCCCTATTTTTTGCTCTGATTTTCGTTTCTTGCTCAACGCGAGAAGCGCCTGAGCCGGTGAAAAAGCAAAATATTTCGTCTGCGACAGAAATTTCTAGCGCGGAGTCTTCGTCGAGTTCTGTAAAAGCGCCCATTTCCGCTGCCGCGGATTCGCTTTCTTCGGCTACCGATTCATTGAGTTCGTCTTCGATTTCTTCGAGTTCTGCGCCATCGGAATTTCCACTGACAGTGAAAAATGCTTCGGGCTCAGGAATTTATGCGCCTAAGAAAAAAGTGTATTTGACAATCGATGCGAATAGCGATTTATGCTTCGCCGGTTGGAATGTATCGCCGTCATCGTTTGAAAAAAATTTGAAAATTCTCTCGGCGGATTCGGCGGAATTTTTTATGCCCGCAGACAGCGTTGAAATTTCTGCGACATTTAAATCATGCGTCGAAGGCGGATCCGTCACCGTCGGGAATCTCCGTTGGATGAAACGCAATTTGAATACGTGGACTTTTTCGGGTTCTGCGTGCTACAAAAACAAAAAGAAAAATTGTGAAAAATACGGACGCCTATACGACTTTAACACGGCGAAAAAAGTTTGCCCTAACGGTTGGCGCCTTCCATCGGACGAAGAATGGAGCCTTCTCGAAAAAGAATTGGGCGACGAAAATGGTTACAAATTAAAATCCAAAACGGGCTGGCAAGAAGACGAAGATAATTCGGGAAATGGTTCGGACTCGATTGGATTTGGTGGCGTTCCTTCGGGAATTGTTTACGAAGGCAATTTTATGTATGCGGAATCGCACGCATATTTTTGGACGGCGACGGAAAAAGATGCGAACAGCGCTTACTATCGCAGTCTCGATTACGATTCCCGCGACATTTATCGTTATCACAATTTTAAGTCGGCAGGTTATGCCGTTCGCTGCGTGCAAAATGTCAAATAA
- a CDS encoding Gfo/Idh/MocA family protein, translating into MEKSIQAYILGNGHMGHLHQQHLEALGISCTTYDGEEDCYRRILEFFPEENEVIFVASPAQSHRSYAFLALAYGFDVFVEKPIALSMTEVNDLLKIAKQSHALLFAGHCERYSLAFQNFLKKFQETAAKIAPRKIEFTRWNKPTPRGQDVSVIWDLGVHDFDLLYTMKQAVPSWDSEKTEIYFDESREAEESKREIKATFQVDDVDFVLTCNLNETQPMESDAITREIQEFLRIRALPDSERFEAMNSQLAGAIFAVQEAEKLNDSAGYNHYSSPNKPK; encoded by the coding sequence ATGGAAAAATCAATTCAAGCATACATTCTCGGCAATGGTCACATGGGGCATCTTCATCAGCAACATTTAGAAGCCCTCGGCATTTCTTGTACAACTTATGATGGGGAAGAAGATTGTTATCGTCGCATTCTTGAATTTTTCCCCGAAGAAAATGAAGTGATTTTCGTCGCTTCTCCGGCGCAGTCGCATCGCAGTTATGCGTTCTTGGCTCTCGCTTACGGCTTCGATGTTTTCGTCGAAAAACCGATCGCCCTTTCGATGACAGAAGTGAACGATTTGCTGAAGATTGCGAAACAATCTCATGCGTTATTGTTTGCAGGACATTGTGAAAGATACAGTCTTGCCTTCCAAAATTTTTTGAAAAAATTCCAAGAAACGGCGGCAAAAATTGCGCCGCGGAAAATTGAATTTACCCGTTGGAATAAACCGACTCCGCGCGGTCAAGATGTTTCGGTGATTTGGGATTTGGGCGTTCACGATTTTGATTTGCTTTACACGATGAAACAAGCGGTGCCGTCTTGGGATTCGGAAAAAACGGAAATTTATTTTGACGAATCGCGGGAAGCCGAAGAATCAAAGCGGGAAATTAAAGCGACATTCCAAGTGGACGATGTGGACTTTGTGCTCACTTGCAATTTGAATGAAACGCAGCCGATGGAATCGGACGCAATTACTCGGGAAATTCAAGAATTTTTGCGGATTCGTGCACTCCCAGATTCCGAACGTTTCGAAGCGATGAACTCTCAACTGGCGGGCGCCATTTTCGCCGTGCAAGAAGCGGAAAAGTTAAACGATTCCGCTGGCTACAATCATTATTCTAGTCCGAATAAACCGAAATAA
- a CDS encoding prepilin peptidase: MQEIPLWYAAILFAILGACTGSFYNVIVYRMPRGISLISPPSFCPHCKKHIPIWFNLPVIGWLILRGKSACCHQPISIRYPIGEALCGLLGAFALLLANFPFQDASLFSFTAPVAHWADSFALFWLLLAIYPISAVDFEFKLIPDSMSIGGIVIGILLSFFPGGITPLQSFLGAIFAGGGLYLIGFIAGKILKRDAMGLGDVKLVAGFGALMGIGNAFFALVLASLLGILVMVPYRLIKKENSQEIPFGPFLAIAAPIVYRFGDLFLNFYFGLFGLE, from the coding sequence ATGCAAGAAATTCCTCTTTGGTATGCGGCGATTTTATTCGCCATTTTAGGCGCCTGCACAGGCAGCTTTTACAACGTCATCGTCTATCGAATGCCGCGAGGAATTTCGTTAATTTCTCCGCCGTCTTTTTGTCCGCATTGCAAAAAGCATATTCCGATTTGGTTCAATTTGCCGGTCATCGGGTGGTTGATTTTACGCGGAAAAAGTGCGTGCTGTCATCAGCCGATTAGTATTCGTTATCCGATCGGCGAAGCGCTCTGCGGACTTCTCGGAGCGTTTGCGCTTTTACTTGCGAATTTTCCTTTTCAAGATGCTTCGCTTTTTTCGTTTACTGCACCGGTTGCGCATTGGGCAGATTCCTTCGCGCTCTTCTGGCTTTTGCTTGCGATTTATCCGATTTCCGCTGTCGATTTTGAATTTAAACTCATCCCCGATTCGATGAGCATCGGCGGCATCGTCATCGGCATTTTACTTTCTTTTTTCCCAGGCGGAATTACTCCGTTACAAAGTTTTCTCGGCGCAATTTTTGCGGGCGGCGGACTTTACCTCATCGGATTTATCGCTGGGAAAATTTTAAAGCGCGATGCGATGGGACTTGGAGACGTTAAATTAGTCGCAGGATTTGGAGCGCTCATGGGAATTGGAAACGCTTTCTTCGCCCTCGTTCTCGCTTCTCTTCTCGGCATTCTCGTAATGGTGCCGTATCGTCTCATCAAAAAAGAAAACAGCCAAGAAATTCCTTTCGGGCCGTTTTTAGCAATTGCCGCTCCGATTGTTTACCGTTTCGGCGATCTTTTTTTGAATTTTTATTTCGGTTTATTCGGACTAGAATAA
- a CDS encoding DEAD/DEAH box helicase: protein MMKNLQYFLPQKGEQLSNEDLLGRFLTWTEERGVNLYEAQENAILELFDDKNVILNTPTGSGKSLVAEALHFMSLSLGRRSAYTCPIKALVNEKWMALCKEFGPENVGLSTGDATVNMDAPILCCTAEILENRALGEGENLNIQDVVMDEFHYYSDKERGVAWQVPLLTLPQTRFLLMSATMGKTDFFESVLSNLNGKPSVTVSSKTRPVPLEFSYSMNEISTTVQGLVNEGKAPVYVVHFTQASAAENAQNFTSLNLCSKEEKAALAKEISHFRFSSPYGPEFKRFLKAGIGLHHAGLLPKYRILVEKLSQRGLLKVICGTDTLGVGVNVPIRTVLFTQLCKYSGDKTAILAARDFHQIAGRAGRKGFDDVGFVVAQAPEHVIENAKLAAKASQTGKKFVKRKPPERGYVPWDESTYQRLIASPPEPLTSRFEVSHGMLINVLSRKTDGCQAMRKLIRDSHETLKRKKELNHRAFQLFRSLVEKRIVEFIENPQPGMAHVRVNLDLQNDFAMNEPLSLYLLDTLLKLDAESPDFALDVISLIESIVENPEPILRVQLKKARDARYAALKAEHAEYNKIQDELDKVEYPKPLRDFIYTTFNEFADEHPWVGNLNVEPKSIVREMIENFDTFSGYVKKYGLSRMEALLLRHINYVYKVLSQTVPDTMKTEEILEIQNYLDEVIRRTDSSLLEEWERLKNPEFVAAEENPEKAFHAEDATKDVTLDKKKFLANSRSRIFALLSLLRNRDLDGALDLLAEDIPENEILADAENVPWTEKRMEEILEEYHAEHGNFRLDAEGRSAKHTIALWSGENLQIQQVLQDDEDLNDWEVDFSIPLAEAREAGMPLLRLNRIGPVS from the coding sequence ATGATGAAAAATTTACAGTATTTTCTTCCGCAAAAAGGGGAACAGTTGTCCAACGAAGATTTGCTTGGACGTTTTTTAACGTGGACGGAAGAACGCGGCGTGAATTTGTATGAAGCGCAAGAAAATGCAATTCTCGAATTGTTTGACGATAAGAATGTGATTTTAAATACGCCGACGGGAAGTGGAAAATCTCTTGTTGCCGAAGCACTTCATTTTATGAGCCTTTCTCTTGGGCGTCGTTCGGCTTATACTTGCCCGATCAAAGCATTGGTGAACGAAAAATGGATGGCGCTTTGCAAAGAATTTGGCCCAGAAAATGTGGGACTTTCGACGGGCGATGCGACGGTGAATATGGACGCTCCCATCCTTTGTTGCACCGCAGAAATTTTGGAAAATCGCGCGCTCGGGGAAGGGGAAAATTTAAATATCCAAGATGTCGTGATGGACGAATTCCATTATTACTCGGACAAAGAACGCGGCGTCGCTTGGCAAGTTCCGCTCCTCACTCTTCCGCAGACTCGATTCCTTTTGATGTCGGCGACGATGGGAAAAACGGATTTCTTTGAAAGCGTCCTTTCGAATTTGAATGGGAAACCGAGCGTGACAGTTTCGAGTAAAACGCGTCCGGTTCCGCTAGAATTTTCGTATTCAATGAATGAAATTTCGACGACGGTACAAGGACTTGTGAACGAAGGAAAAGCGCCGGTTTATGTCGTTCATTTTACGCAAGCCTCGGCGGCAGAAAATGCGCAAAATTTTACGAGCTTAAACCTTTGCAGCAAAGAAGAAAAAGCAGCACTCGCCAAAGAAATTTCGCACTTTCGATTTTCAAGTCCATACGGACCAGAATTCAAACGCTTTCTCAAAGCGGGAATCGGTTTACATCATGCGGGGCTTTTACCGAAGTATCGCATCCTCGTTGAAAAGCTTTCGCAGCGCGGACTTCTCAAAGTGATTTGCGGAACGGATACGTTGGGCGTCGGCGTGAATGTGCCGATTCGAACAGTTCTCTTTACGCAACTTTGCAAATATTCGGGCGATAAAACGGCGATTCTCGCTGCCCGCGATTTTCATCAGATCGCAGGACGCGCAGGCCGTAAAGGCTTTGATGATGTCGGCTTTGTCGTCGCGCAAGCGCCGGAGCATGTTATCGAAAATGCGAAACTTGCCGCGAAGGCATCGCAGACGGGGAAAAAATTTGTCAAACGGAAACCGCCCGAACGCGGATATGTTCCGTGGGACGAAAGTACGTATCAGCGTTTAATTGCGTCGCCGCCCGAGCCGCTCACGTCGCGATTTGAAGTTTCGCACGGAATGCTCATCAATGTGCTTTCTCGGAAAACGGACGGCTGCCAAGCGATGCGGAAACTTATCCGCGATTCGCACGAAACACTCAAACGCAAAAAAGAATTGAATCATCGTGCGTTTCAACTTTTCCGTTCTCTCGTCGAAAAACGCATCGTGGAATTTATTGAAAATCCGCAGCCGGGAATGGCGCACGTCCGCGTGAATTTAGACTTGCAAAATGATTTTGCGATGAATGAACCGCTTTCGCTTTATCTCTTGGATACGCTTCTGAAGTTAGATGCCGAAAGTCCAGACTTTGCGCTCGATGTCATTTCTTTGATCGAATCGATTGTGGAAAATCCCGAACCGATTTTGCGCGTGCAGTTAAAGAAAGCGCGCGACGCGCGTTATGCGGCGCTCAAAGCGGAACATGCAGAATACAATAAAATTCAAGATGAATTGGATAAAGTGGAATATCCGAAACCGCTCCGCGATTTTATTTATACGACGTTTAATGAATTTGCCGATGAACATCCGTGGGTCGGAAATTTAAATGTCGAACCGAAATCCATTGTCCGCGAAATGATTGAAAATTTTGATACATTCAGCGGCTACGTGAAAAAATACGGACTTTCTCGAATGGAAGCGCTGCTTTTGCGGCACATCAATTACGTTTACAAAGTGCTTTCGCAAACCGTTCCGGATACGATGAAAACCGAAGAAATTTTAGAAATTCAAAATTACTTGGACGAAGTTATTCGCAGAACGGATTCGAGCCTCCTCGAAGAATGGGAGCGTTTGAAAAATCCAGAATTTGTGGCGGCAGAAGAAAATCCGGAGAAAGCATTTCACGCCGAAGATGCAACGAAAGATGTTACTCTCGACAAGAAAAAATTTTTGGCAAATTCGCGCTCGCGCATTTTCGCGCTCCTTTCGCTTTTGCGAAATCGCGATTTGGATGGCGCATTGGATTTGCTCGCCGAAGATATTCCCGAAAATGAAATTCTCGCCGATGCAGAAAATGTGCCGTGGACCGAAAAAAGGATGGAAGAAATTTTAGAAGAATATCACGCGGAACACGGAAATTTCAGGCTCGATGCAGAAGGCCGTTCGGCAAAGCATACGATTGCGCTGTGGTCGGGAGAAAATTTGCAAATTCAGCAAGTTTTGCAAGATGACGAAGATTTGAATGATTGGGAAGTGGATTTTTCAATTCCTTTGGCCGAAGCCCGCGAAGCGGGAATGCCTCTTCTCCGATTGAATCGAATCGGGCCCGTTTCGTAA
- the ispD gene encoding 2-C-methyl-D-erythritol 4-phosphate cytidylyltransferase codes for MSNNSEKKFAAVLPAGGLGKRMGASLPKQLLKLGEKPVYQYALETFAQMPEIQEVVLAVPTDWKSHFEEELSHFPLAKKIKIVVGGKERWQSVRNGIEALSPDIDFVLVHDVARPFLSKELILQVMETLKNQGACLVAKHAVDTVKIAKDGKVLQTIPRETVYLAQTPQAASVKIFRSLYQKIDANPLDFLPTDEASILEHFSIPVFIVNGNSQNDKLTTPDDFKKFLATLEA; via the coding sequence ATGTCAAATAATTCTGAAAAAAAATTTGCTGCGGTTCTCCCCGCTGGCGGTCTCGGCAAGCGCATGGGCGCTTCGCTTCCGAAGCAACTTTTAAAACTCGGCGAAAAACCGGTTTATCAATATGCGCTTGAAACTTTTGCGCAAATGCCCGAAATTCAAGAAGTTGTTCTCGCAGTTCCCACCGATTGGAAATCGCATTTCGAAGAAGAACTTTCACATTTTCCATTGGCAAAAAAAATTAAGATCGTCGTCGGTGGCAAAGAACGTTGGCAGTCCGTGCGAAACGGAATTGAAGCGCTTTCGCCCGATATTGATTTTGTTTTGGTGCACGATGTGGCGCGGCCATTCCTTTCTAAAGAATTGATTTTACAAGTCATGGAAACGCTGAAAAATCAAGGCGCCTGCTTAGTCGCAAAGCACGCAGTCGATACAGTAAAAATTGCGAAAGACGGAAAAGTGCTCCAGACAATTCCGCGCGAAACCGTTTACTTGGCGCAGACACCGCAAGCCGCATCCGTCAAAATTTTCCGATCCTTATATCAAAAAATCGATGCAAATCCGCTCGACTTTTTGCCGACCGATGAAGCTTCGATTTTGGAACATTTTTCCATTCCTGTTTTTATTGTGAACGGAAATTCTCAAAACGATAAGCTCACCACTCCCGACGATTTCAAAAAGTTTTTGGCAACATTGGAGGCGTAA
- a CDS encoding DUF4258 domain-containing protein: MGLRISDHAKEHMARCGISEQDVVDVLCGKCKILKKVISQKDESCSLIFAEASGKICKIVYSETSNTIVTAFTVRRL; the protein is encoded by the coding sequence ATGGGTTTGAGGATAAGTGATCATGCAAAAGAACATATGGCTCGCTGTGGAATTTCTGAGCAAGATGTTGTAGATGTTTTGTGTGGTAAATGCAAAATTTTAAAAAAGGTTATTTCGCAAAAAGATGAATCTTGTTCGTTGATTTTTGCAGAAGCTTCTGGAAAAATTTGCAAAATCGTTTATTCTGAAACTTCAAATACCATTGTTACGGCTTTTACTGTAAGGAGGCTATAA